A single window of Halotalea alkalilenta DNA harbors:
- a CDS encoding alpha/beta fold hydrolase, which translates to MLPHEQHGQRRPDAPSLVLMHFFGSSRREWEEVIPLLAARWHCVALDMPGFGDAADLGGQDVATMAAGVRETIEALGLERAVLVGHSFTGKVSMVVAHWAPDWLEGLYLVAPSPATAQPVSAQENRFQLEYQGDRAGAERFIDGARVASISTSTREHAIEDAMRGARSAWRAWATHGYLEDWSERVGELSLPAAVIVSAQDPSCPPGMQRELVMPQLAVGELEVIEGFGHLLPMECPRLLAERIDAFAGRLPG; encoded by the coding sequence ATGCTACCCCATGAGCAGCACGGCCAGCGCCGCCCGGACGCACCGTCCCTGGTGTTGATGCACTTCTTCGGTAGCTCGCGGCGCGAGTGGGAGGAGGTGATCCCTCTGCTCGCTGCGCGCTGGCACTGCGTGGCGCTCGACATGCCGGGTTTTGGCGATGCGGCGGACCTCGGTGGCCAGGACGTCGCGACGATGGCCGCTGGGGTCCGCGAGACGATCGAGGCGCTGGGGCTCGAGCGGGCGGTACTGGTCGGCCACTCGTTCACTGGCAAGGTCTCGATGGTGGTCGCGCACTGGGCGCCCGACTGGCTTGAAGGACTCTACCTGGTCGCACCTTCGCCCGCGACGGCGCAGCCGGTGAGCGCGCAGGAGAATCGCTTCCAGCTCGAGTACCAGGGCGATCGCGCCGGTGCCGAGCGGTTCATCGACGGCGCCCGCGTCGCATCGATCTCTACCTCGACCCGCGAGCATGCCATCGAGGATGCGATGCGTGGAGCGCGCAGCGCTTGGCGGGCCTGGGCGACGCACGGCTATCTCGAGGACTGGTCCGAACGCGTCGGCGAGCTCAGCCTGCCCGCAGCGGTGATCGTCTCCGCGCAGGACCCCTCCTGTCCGCCCGGGATGCAGCGGGAGCTGGTGATGCCGCAGCTCGCGGTTGGCGAGCTCGAGGTGATCGAGGGCTTCGGGCATCTGCTGCCGATGGAGTGTCCCCGGCTGCTTGCCGAGCGCATCGATGCCTTCGCCGGTCGGCTGCCGGGTTGA
- the pdxR gene encoding MocR-like pyridoxine biosynthesis transcription factor PdxR, whose product MEPIKSSSAAAEEWICDALAMALADESPQALHRRLYLRLREEIELGRFAPGTRLPSSRRLAAALGVGRNTVISALDQLLHEGFIRSRRGAGSYVSRLEHPLPRALVAAPAPEDRGDAGLSSRGAALLALSSGVRDGGTTFVPGLPALDLFPWSSWRAIQARQLKRPPREWLGYQTQGGLPRLREVLCDYLRLSRSVRCTPEQIVITQGAQQAFMLIAQLLAEPGDLVWFEEPGYLGARAALLAAGLRLSPTPVDADGLDPTRGAGRPTLVYVTPSYQYPCGVTLSLERRLGLLAEAERSRAWVIEDDYDSEFRYGSKPLASLQGLGDGRRVLYVGTFSKVMYPGLGLGYLVLPPALIETFRTVSFRLARESHYPLQAALAEFIDTGAFTRHIRRCRDAYRERQAALRSALAPAIERGLELSSGEAGMHLLATHPKGIDEEELQRRGAREDVVLRGLSPLHLSGQRRSGLVLGYAAATVEQIERAGALLDGWLAQSGR is encoded by the coding sequence ATGGAACCAATTAAGTCGTCATCCGCCGCCGCCGAGGAATGGATCTGCGACGCCTTGGCGATGGCGCTGGCGGATGAAAGTCCACAGGCGCTGCACCGTCGGCTCTATCTGCGGCTGCGTGAAGAGATCGAGCTTGGGCGCTTCGCGCCCGGCACTCGGCTTCCTTCATCCCGACGCTTGGCCGCGGCGTTGGGAGTGGGGCGAAATACCGTGATCAGCGCGCTCGACCAGCTTCTTCACGAGGGGTTCATTCGCAGCCGGCGTGGCGCCGGGAGCTATGTTTCCAGGCTCGAGCATCCTTTGCCGCGCGCCCTTGTCGCCGCGCCTGCGCCGGAGGATCGGGGTGACGCGGGGCTCTCCTCACGCGGCGCGGCGCTGCTGGCGCTCTCCTCCGGCGTGCGTGACGGCGGCACCACCTTCGTTCCCGGCCTGCCTGCTCTCGATCTTTTTCCCTGGAGCAGCTGGCGGGCGATCCAGGCGCGTCAACTCAAGCGCCCGCCGCGAGAGTGGCTCGGCTACCAGACCCAAGGCGGCCTGCCTCGGCTGCGCGAGGTGCTGTGCGACTATCTGCGCCTGTCGCGATCGGTACGGTGCACCCCGGAGCAGATCGTCATCACCCAGGGGGCGCAGCAAGCCTTCATGCTGATCGCCCAGCTGCTCGCCGAGCCCGGTGACCTGGTGTGGTTCGAGGAGCCTGGGTATCTCGGCGCCCGTGCGGCGCTGCTCGCGGCCGGACTGCGGCTGTCTCCTACCCCGGTCGACGCCGATGGGCTCGACCCGACACGAGGAGCCGGGCGCCCGACGCTTGTCTACGTCACCCCGTCGTACCAGTACCCCTGCGGGGTGACCTTGAGTCTCGAACGGCGCCTGGGGCTGCTCGCCGAGGCCGAGCGCAGCCGCGCTTGGGTGATCGAGGATGACTACGACAGCGAATTCCGCTATGGCTCCAAGCCCTTGGCCTCGCTCCAGGGGCTCGGCGATGGGCGACGGGTGCTCTATGTCGGCACCTTCAGCAAAGTGATGTATCCCGGCCTGGGCCTTGGCTATCTGGTGCTGCCGCCGGCGCTGATCGAGACGTTTCGTACCGTCTCTTTCCGGCTCGCCAGAGAGAGTCACTATCCGCTGCAGGCGGCATTGGCCGAATTCATCGATACTGGCGCCTTCACGCGCCACATACGGCGCTGTCGCGATGCCTACCGTGAGCGGCAGGCGGCGCTGCGTTCGGCGCTGGCGCCGGCGATCGAGCGGGGTCTCGAGCTCTCTTCCGGCGAGGCGGGGATGCATCTGCTCGCCACTCACCCCAAGGGCATCGACGAAGAGGAGCTGCAGCGGCGGGGAGCGAGGGAGGACGTCGTGCTGCGGGGGCTTTCGCCGCTTCATCTGAGCGGTCAGCGGCGGTCCGGGCTGGTGCTTGGCTACGCGGCGGCGACGGTGGAGCAGATCGAGCGGGCGGGCGCTTTGCTCGATGGCTGGCTGGCGCAGAGCGGTCGATGA
- a CDS encoding FMN-binding negative transcriptional regulator, giving the protein MYRPRLFDERTEPTQLAMMSESPFATLIVMLDGRCHIDHLPLLVDALPQGGVHVVGHIARANPLWKACGDAPEGTSWPATAVFHGPHHYISPRWYPSKAARGEAVPTWNYSAVHLHGRVRFFTSPSRLRELLEALSSRFEAPLAGTPWRIEDAPARFIDAMLEAIAGFEFEPEQIEAKRKASQNRPAADRQGVRDGLAGLGLAPSVIERLVADPNTINDSP; this is encoded by the coding sequence ATGTATCGACCACGCCTCTTCGATGAACGCACTGAGCCGACCCAGCTCGCGATGATGAGCGAATCGCCCTTCGCAACCCTGATCGTCATGCTCGATGGTCGCTGCCATATCGACCACCTGCCGTTACTGGTCGATGCCCTCCCCCAGGGAGGCGTACATGTGGTCGGTCACATCGCCCGCGCCAATCCGCTATGGAAAGCCTGTGGGGACGCACCGGAGGGCACCAGCTGGCCGGCGACGGCGGTGTTCCATGGGCCGCACCACTACATCTCTCCGCGCTGGTACCCGAGCAAAGCGGCCCGAGGCGAAGCGGTGCCGACCTGGAACTACAGCGCGGTCCACCTGCATGGCAGGGTGCGTTTCTTCACTTCGCCCTCCCGCCTGCGGGAGCTACTGGAGGCGCTTTCATCAAGGTTCGAAGCGCCGCTCGCAGGCACCCCGTGGCGTATCGAAGACGCACCCGCTCGCTTCATCGATGCAATGCTCGAGGCGATCGCGGGGTTCGAGTTCGAGCCCGAGCAGATCGAAGCCAAGCGCAAAGCGAGCCAGAACCGGCCTGCCGCGGACCGTCAGGGAGTGCGCGACGGGCTCGCAGGACTCGGGCTGGCACCGAGCGTGATCGAACGCCTGGTCGCCGATCCGAACACCATCAACGACAGTCCATGA
- a CDS encoding GNAT family N-acetyltransferase: MITPPDIVPAGIEHLDALAPLLDGYRVFYGQPSAPEACREFLDDRLRRKDSTILLARRAQQALGFAQLYPLFSTVQLGPAWLLNDLYVAPDDRRSGVGSALLEAVREFGVAQGAVRMTLATSVDNHPAKKLYERHGWRLNSTFDHYRLDFV, from the coding sequence ATGATCACCCCGCCAGACATTGTTCCAGCCGGCATCGAACACCTCGACGCCTTGGCGCCCCTGCTCGACGGCTACCGCGTGTTCTATGGCCAGCCCAGCGCTCCCGAGGCATGCCGCGAATTCCTGGATGACCGGCTCAGGCGCAAGGACTCGACGATCCTGCTCGCCCGGCGCGCCCAGCAGGCGCTGGGGTTCGCCCAGCTCTACCCGCTGTTCTCCACCGTACAGCTCGGTCCGGCATGGTTGCTCAACGACCTTTACGTGGCTCCTGATGACCGCCGCAGCGGCGTCGGCAGCGCATTGCTCGAAGCCGTCCGGGAATTCGGCGTCGCCCAGGGCGCCGTGCGGATGACGCTTGCCACCTCGGTCGACAATCACCCCGCCAAGAAGCTCTACGAGCGCCACGGCTGGCGCCTGAACAGCACGTTCGA